One Bacillota bacterium genomic window, GCCCTTGCATCCTATCATCTAACCTCACCGGCCTCCATACCGGACCCCATTAACGGCTCGAGGGCATGCTTCGGAACCGCAGGCTTCGCGATCAAAGCCCCGGTCGGGCAGTCCCTCACGCAAGCGGGTTCCTCCTGGTCGGGGCATCTATCGCATTTCAGCGCCACCCTGGAATCCTCATGGCGCTGGATTACCCCGTATGGGCACACCATCACGCACATCCAGCAGCCAACGCACCTCTTAAGGTCATTGACTACCCTTCCCGTCCCAACCTCGACTTGCATAGCACCGCTAATACATGCACTGACGCATGGGGGGTCTTCGCAATGGAAACATCTGAGGGGGTAATACTCCATGCTCTCCCTGACCACCCTGACGCGCTGCCTGGGCCCTGGCCGTTCCCATACGGCCTTATAGAGGTCCTTCGTTTTGGAATGCTCGAGGGCGCAAGATATCTCGCACTGTCGGCATCCCAGGCACCTGTCGAGCCTCACGAAGATGGCCTTGAAAATGGCCTTGGCGCCTTCATCTTCGCCCACGCCCATGCTCTCCACCTCCACCCCCATCTTCATCCCTTCTTTCCCTTTCCATCTCTATCTTCACTTCCTGCTCCTACCCTTGCCCCTGAGCCTGCCTTCACCCTTTCCAGGATCCTCTGAAACTCGGAAAATAACCGGCTATCTCGCGCAACCGAAGCCACAGGTTCGCCACGCCTCACGTCATCATCAAAGGGGAGCACCCCGAGCAGCCTATTATCTCCACCGCCGCCTCCAGGGTCGATATGATCGCGTATCGTCTTGAGATCCTCCGCCCCCTTTATTTTATTCGCGACAAACGCCGTCCTGGCTATCCCCAGATCCAGGGCTAGTCTTTCAACGATCCTGCCCGTCCTGAGGCTCGCCGCGGTTGGCTCCACAACGATAAGCATGATATCGACGCCCCTGG contains:
- a CDS encoding 4Fe-4S dicluster domain-containing protein, translating into MGVGEDEGAKAIFKAIFVRLDRCLGCRQCEISCALEHSKTKDLYKAVWERPGPRQRVRVVRESMEYYPLRCFHCEDPPCVSACISGAMQVEVGTGRVVNDLKRCVGCWMCVMVCPYGVIQRHEDSRVALKCDRCPDQEEPACVRDCPTGALIAKPAVPKHALEPLMGSGMEAGEVR